One region of Salvia miltiorrhiza cultivar Shanhuang (shh) chromosome 3, IMPLAD_Smil_shh, whole genome shotgun sequence genomic DNA includes:
- the LOC131018731 gene encoding uncharacterized protein LOC131018731, whose product MVDNKVEVPALPRSSLTNSTLQNLSKSKSALLQSALPNPAPPMSALPSPALPNSALNSSAFTRAELPSSAQPRPEMPSSALTSPTNGEKVFIQEQEYMEAFAGSADMEELAKEAEESALPEESALPQPALPIPALLQSTLPSSAPFSHTELPFDEQMETKRSALELKELPANLKYVFLEAGEEKPVIISSTLTWEQEAALLKVLKRNKAALGWSLADIRGISPATCMHKINLEEGAAPKRDAQRRLNPILMDVVRKEILKLLAEGIIYSVADSEWCSAAESSSTEPSSTECSAAQPNAAQFIPASLAEVSIDQLSAVQPSTAKLSAAQYSPASAEPWRERDF is encoded by the exons atggtggataacaaagtggaagtGCCAGCGCTGCCAAGATCATCCCTGACGAACTCAACATTACAGAATCTctcaaagtcaaagtcagcgctactgcagtcagcgctgccgaatcCAGCTCCGCCGATGTCAGCGCtgccaagtccagctctgcctAATTCAGCTCTGAATAGCTCTGCCTTCACaagagcagagctgccgagctcagcacagCCCAGACCAGAGatgccgagctcagctctgaccAGCCCTACCAATGGAGAGAAG gtatttattCAGGAACAGGAGTATATGGAAGCTTTTGCTGGATCGGCCGACATGGAGGAATTAGCTAAGGAAGCTGAAGAATCAGCGCTGCCTGAAGAGTCAGCGCTGCcgcagccagctctgccgattcCCGCGCTGCTACAGTCaactctgccgagctcagcacccTTCAGCCATACCGAGCTGCCCTTTGATGAACAGATGGAAACCAAGAGGTCAGCGCTGGAACTAAAGGAACTCCCTGCCAATCTCAAATATGTATTTTTAGAAGCAGGTGAGGAGAAGCCAGTGATCATATCTTCCACGCTGACTTGGGAGCAAGAGGCAGCGTTGCTCAAGGTATTGAAGAGAAACAAGGCAGCTTTGGGATGGAGCCTGGCAGACATTCGTGGCAtaagtccagccacatgcatgcacaaaatTAACCTAGAGGAGGGAGCAGCACCCAAGCGAGACGCTCAGCGACGATTGAATCCTATTCTGATGGATGTCgtgcgcaaggaaatccttaagtTGCTGGCCGAAGGGATCATCTACTCTGtcgctgatagtgagtgg TGCAGCGCTGCAGAGTCCAGCTCTACCGAGCCCAGCTCCACCGaatgcagcgctgcccagcccaaCGCGGCTCAGTTCATCCCTGCGAGCCTTGCCGAAGTCAGCATTGATCAGCTCAGCGCTGTCCAGCCCAGCACTGCCAAACTCAGCGCTGCTCAGTACAGCCCTGCGAGCGCTGAGCCCTG gagagaaagagatttttag
- the LOC131018732 gene encoding uncharacterized protein LOC131018732: MNILVWNVQGLTDESKRLLQEHCRSFSPIIIGLIEPKLKMRKVRQNFWRSINMTPRHHNCRLPRRPNNWLLAQPSVVTTIIFSSDQVVVANCTWGSQNFRIAIVHGANDKVLHRQLWQDLMDFTYEKMVFIGDFNAIRGAHERVSIVAPDRSSYLDFCNFIDETDFIESHSTGVHMTWSGRRFLPRHIESRLDRALFFSDFATSWTEINTHVLPRITSNHSPLIFQCSSDIPLGRRSFKFLKMWLLHPGFHEVVANSWNIDMETRCPIYRVMSKLRRLRGELRTWNKDVFGHVDIQIADHQRHLSLVQNNISIMGYSDELFNEEVGAQAALNSVLARKHSLFQQKCRAHWLTDGERNTEFFHRLLRFRKNNLRMEHLRIGDTVSYDQNVIQQHIVDFFSNLFKDDLQHQVDVTMFEANIDNYVTGDHNAALIRIPDDEEIHAAVFSMDANSSPGPDGFSGAFFQNCWGTIKGDVLKAVKGFFINSYLSDGYNANILILILKKETVDTVADLRPIILSNFFFKIISKILATRLNKVAAEHVSPNQFGFIGGRSIHECIILGSKGFSCMNRTGRKSNMACKIDIRKAFDTMSWNFILKVLGVNGFHEKFVRWISIIFCSARISILYNGQLSGYFPCLHGVRQGDPLSPILFGIAEDVLSHILLNCVRFRHLIPMDFSRASHFSMHLFYDDDILIFCKASLKNARKIKEILDFYGGLSGQICSSQKSNVFFRKEVHSVIQSSVTHSMMVYKWPKLLIFALDRHCRNFIWTENVDQKPFYPVKWSRVCAPRGEGGLGVRSFSSMNRSFLMKSAWRLIDGNDFAFAVLRTRYLDNFSHAKWALASSPFWTSIRDLVDNMVENSFSFISTGASTLFWCDDW; encoded by the exons ATGAATATTCTCGTTTGGAACGTCCAGGGCCTTACGGACGAATCTAAACGCCTGTTGCAGGAGCACTGCCGCTCCTTTTCTCCTATTATTATTGGGTTGATTGAACCTAAGTTGAAAATGCGTAAAGTTCGTCAGAATTTTTGGCGTTCTATTAACATGACTCCTCGTCATCACAATTGTAGGCTCCCCAGACGTCCTAATAACTGGCTCTTAGCTCAGCCCTCGGTGGTCACGACTATCATTTTCTCTTCGGACCAAGTGGTGGTCGCCAACTGTACTTGGGGTTCTCAGAATTTCAGGATAGCGATTGTTCATGGCGCCAATGACAAAGTGCTGCATCGACAGCTCTGGCAGGATCTGATGGATTTTACTTATGAAAAAATGGTCTTTATTGGGGACTTCAATGCGATCAGGGGCGCGCATGAGAGGGTCAGCATTGTCGCACCGGATAGGAGTTCTTACCTTGATTTCTGTAACTTTATTGATGAGACGGATTTTATTGAGTCCCACTCCACGGGAGTTCATATGACCTGGTCTGGGCGTAGATTTCTTCCGAGGCATATTGAGTCGCGTCTGGACAGAGCTTTATTTTTCTCGGATTTTGCTACCAGTTGGACGGAAATCAACACGCATGTGCTTCCTCGGATTACTTCGAACCACTCCCCGCTAATTTTCCAGTGCAGCTCGGACATTCCTCTGGGACGACGTTCGTTTAAATTTCTCAAGATGTGGTTGTTGCATCCTGGGTTCCATGAGGTGGTGGCTAATTCATGGAATATTGATATGGAGACGCGTTGCCCAATTTATCGTGTGATGTCTAAGCTTCGAAGGCTGCGTGGGGAGCTAAGAACTTGGAATAAAGATGTCTTTGGTCATGTGGATATTCAAATTGCGGATCATCAGAGGCACCTCTCTTTGGTTCAAAACAATATCTCGATCATGGGATACTCGGATGAGTTATTTAATGAAGAGGTGGGAGCTCAAGCTGCGCTCAATTCTGTTTTGGCTAGGAAGCACAGTCTGTTTCAACAAAAGTGCAGGGCGCATTGGCTTACTGATGGGGAAAGAAATACCGAGTTCTTCCATCGTCTCCTCAGATTTCGTAAGAATAATCTTCGCATGGAGCATTTGAGAATCGGGGACACGGTTTCGTATGATCAGAATGTTATTCAGCAACATATTGTGGATTTCTTTTCCAACCTCTTCAAGGATGACCTTCAACATCAGGTGGACGTGACTATGTTTGAGGCTAATATTGACAATTATGTCACTGGTGATCATAATGCGGCTCTCATCAGGATTCCGGATGACGAAGAGATTCATGCTGCTGTGTTCAGTATGGACGCTAACAGCTCCCCTGGGCCGGATGGGTTTTCTGGAGCTTTCTTTCAGAATTGTTGGGGCACGATTAAGGGAGATGTGCTCAAGGCGGTGAAGGGGTTTTTCATCAACTCCTACTTGTCGGATGGCTATAATGCCAACATTTTGATTCTCATTCTGAAGAAAGAGACCGTGGACACCGTAGCGGACCTCCGCCCTATCATTCTGTCCaacttcttcttcaaaattatcTCGAAGATTTTGGCCACGAGGCTCAACAAAGTTGCGGCTGAGCATGTCTCTCCAAATCAATTTGGCTTCATTGGGGGTAGATCCATTCATGAATGTATTATTCTGGGTTCTAAGGGCTTCAGTTGTATGAATCGTACTGGTCGTAAGTCGAACATGGCTTGTAAGATCGATATCCGCAAGGCTTTTGACACTATGAGTTGGAATTTCATTCTGAAAGTCCTCGGTGTCAATGGGTTTCACGAGAAGTTTGTTCGTTGGATTTCCATCATCTTTTGCTCTGCTCGTATCTCCATTTTGTATAATGGACAGCTCAGTGGTTATTTCCCTTGCTTGCATGGTGTTCGACAGGGTGACCCGCTCTCACCTATTCTTTTTGGCATTGCGGAGGATGTGTTAAGTCATATCTTGCTTAATTGTGTTCGCTTCCGTCACTTGATTCCCATGGATTTTAGTCGGGCTTCTCATTTTTCTATGCATCTGTTTTATGATGATGATATTCTGATTTTTTGCAAGGCTTCTCTCAAGAATGCACGCAAGATTAAAGAGATTCTGGACTTTTATGGTGGTTTGTCTGGCCAAATCTGTAGTTCTCAAAAGTCGAACGTGTTTTTTCGAAAG GAAGTTCATTCGGTCATACAGAGCTCGGTCACTCATTCTATGATGGTGTACAAATGGCCGAAGTTGTTGATCTTTGCTTTGGATCGGCATTGTCGCAACTTCATTTGGACCGAAAATGTTGATCAAAAACCGTTCTATCCGGTTAAATGGTCAAGGGTTTGTGCTCCGCGGGGGGAAGGAGGTCTAGGGGTTCGCTCGTTTTCCAGCATGAATCGGAGTTTTCTGATGAAAAGTGCTTGGCGTCTTATTGATGGAAATGACTTTGCTTTTGCGGTTCTTCGTACTAGGTATTTGGATAATTTTAGTCATGCTAAATGGGCCTTGGCGTCTTCTCCTTTTTGGACGAGCATTCGTGACTTGGTGGATAATATGGTGGagaattctttttctttcatcAGCACTGGTGCTAGTACTTTGTTCTGGTGTGATGATTggtga
- the LOC131016535 gene encoding nuclear transport factor 2B-like — MAMDLEAVSKAFMEHYYSTFDSNRAALANLYQDTSMLTFESQKFQGTQNITAKLTSLPFQQCQHQITTIDCQPSDPAGGMLVFVSGNLQLAGEQHALKFSQMFHLMPTPQGSFYIFNDIFRLNYASRVVDRSLFVVPDIGQNSLCF; from the coding sequence ATGGCGATGGATCTAGAAGCGGTGTCAAAGGCGTTCATGGAGCACTACTACTCCACATTTGACTCGAATCGGGCCGCTCTTGCGAATCTCTACCAGGATACGTCGATGCTCACTTTTGAGAGCCAGAAATTCCAAGGCACCCAAAACATCACTGCCAAGCTCACCAGCTTGCCGTTCCAGCAGTGCCAGCACCAGATCACCACCATCGATTGCCAGCCCTCAGACCCCGCCGGCGGAATGCTTGTTTTTGTTTCCGGCAATCTTCAGCTCGCCGGCGAGCAGCACGCCCTCAAGTTTAGCCAGATGTTCCATCTGATGCCAACACCTCAGGGCAGCTTCTACATATTCAATGATATCTTCCGGCTCAACTATGCATCAAGAGTGGTTGATAGATCTTTATTTGTTGTTCCAGATATTGGACAAAATAGCTTGTGTTTTTGA